The proteins below come from a single Dermatophilaceae bacterium Soc4.6 genomic window:
- the uvrC gene encoding excinuclease ABC subunit UvrC yields MADPSTYRPKPGEIPTDPGVYRFRDRDGRVIYVGKAKSLRPRLSSYFQDIAALHPRTATMVRTGASVEWTVVKTEVEALQLEYSWIKEYDPRFNVKYRDDKSYPFLAVTLGEEFPRAQVLRGVKRKGTRYFGPFSHAWAIRETLDLLLRPFPMRTCSSGVFKRAAASGRPCLLGYIDKCSAPCVGRVSEQEHRQISEDFCDFMAGNTTKFVARIEQRMKQASDDLEFELAARLRDDIGALQRALEKSAVVLGDATDADVFALADDELEAAVQVFHVRGGRIRGQRGWVVEKESEELPDLVWHLLLQVYGDQGADAVPREVLVPVMPTDDDAVQVWLSDLRGSQVDLRVPQRGDKRSLMETVHRNAEQSLARHKVARAGDLTARSLALQEIQEVLELEDAPLRIECFDVSHVQGTNVVASMVVFEDGLPRKAEYRRFIVRGALEPGLDGELATIDDTAAMHEVLTRRFARYLGDREREAEALAAEASAVTRGPALEVDETGRRSSGPIDEETGRPRRFAYPPNLVVVDGGLPQVNAARAALSALGVDDVAIVGLAKRLEEVWVPGQDFPVILPRTSEGLYLLQRLRDEAHRFAITFHRQRRSKAMTTSALDGIPGLGETRRGALLKAFGSVKKLRAASVEEVEQVPGIGPAVAATVVQRLRVEGATLTPAVNLTTGEVLD; encoded by the coding sequence GTGGCTGATCCCTCGACCTACCGTCCGAAGCCGGGGGAGATCCCTACCGACCCCGGGGTGTACCGCTTCCGCGACCGCGACGGGCGGGTCATCTACGTCGGCAAGGCCAAGTCACTGCGCCCGCGACTCTCGTCCTACTTCCAGGACATCGCCGCCCTGCACCCGCGGACCGCGACGATGGTCCGCACCGGGGCCAGCGTCGAGTGGACGGTCGTCAAGACCGAGGTCGAGGCACTCCAGCTCGAGTACTCCTGGATCAAGGAGTACGACCCACGCTTCAACGTCAAGTACCGCGACGACAAGTCCTACCCGTTCCTCGCCGTCACGCTCGGCGAGGAGTTCCCCCGGGCGCAGGTCCTGCGCGGCGTCAAGCGGAAGGGCACCCGCTACTTCGGTCCGTTCTCCCACGCCTGGGCCATCCGCGAGACCCTCGACCTGCTGCTGCGTCCCTTCCCGATGCGCACCTGCTCGTCAGGGGTCTTCAAGCGGGCGGCGGCGAGCGGTCGCCCCTGCCTGCTGGGCTACATCGACAAGTGCTCCGCCCCCTGCGTCGGACGGGTCTCCGAGCAGGAGCACCGTCAGATCTCCGAGGACTTCTGCGACTTCATGGCGGGCAACACCACCAAGTTCGTCGCACGCATCGAGCAGCGGATGAAGCAGGCCTCGGACGACCTCGAGTTCGAGCTCGCGGCCCGGCTGCGCGACGACATCGGTGCCCTCCAGCGCGCGCTCGAGAAGTCGGCGGTCGTGCTCGGCGACGCGACGGACGCGGACGTCTTCGCCCTGGCCGACGACGAGCTCGAGGCCGCGGTCCAGGTCTTCCACGTGCGAGGCGGCCGCATCCGCGGACAGCGCGGGTGGGTCGTCGAGAAGGAGAGCGAAGAGCTGCCCGACCTCGTCTGGCACCTGCTGCTGCAGGTCTACGGCGACCAGGGCGCGGACGCCGTCCCCCGCGAGGTGCTGGTCCCGGTGATGCCCACCGACGACGACGCCGTCCAGGTCTGGCTGAGCGACCTGCGCGGGTCCCAGGTCGACCTGCGGGTGCCCCAGCGCGGCGACAAGCGGTCGTTGATGGAGACGGTGCATCGCAACGCGGAGCAGTCACTCGCCCGCCACAAGGTGGCTCGGGCCGGCGACCTCACCGCCCGGAGCCTGGCCCTGCAGGAGATCCAGGAGGTGCTCGAGCTCGAGGACGCACCCTTGCGGATCGAGTGCTTCGACGTCAGCCACGTGCAGGGCACCAACGTCGTCGCGTCGATGGTCGTCTTCGAGGACGGGCTGCCCCGCAAGGCGGAGTACCGCCGCTTCATCGTCCGGGGGGCACTCGAGCCGGGGCTCGACGGCGAGCTGGCCACGATCGACGACACCGCCGCGATGCACGAGGTGCTCACCCGGCGCTTCGCCCGCTATCTCGGCGACCGGGAGCGGGAGGCCGAGGCCCTCGCGGCGGAGGCGTCTGCGGTGACGCGTGGTCCGGCGCTCGAGGTCGACGAGACGGGTCGGCGCTCAAGCGGCCCGATCGACGAGGAGACCGGTCGGCCGCGCCGGTTCGCCTACCCACCCAACCTCGTGGTGGTCGACGGGGGCCTGCCTCAGGTCAACGCTGCGCGCGCCGCCCTGTCCGCGCTCGGGGTGGACGACGTGGCGATCGTGGGCCTGGCCAAGCGCCTCGAGGAGGTCTGGGTGCCGGGTCAGGACTTCCCGGTGATCCTACCGCGCACGAGCGAGGGTCTCTACCTGCTGCAGCGGCTGCGCGACGAGGCGCACCGCTTCGCCATCACCTTCCACCGTCAGCGGCGCTCCAAGGCGATGACGACGTCGGCGCTCGACGGCATACCGGGTCTCGGTGAGACGCGCCGCGGGGCCCTGCTGAAGGCCTTCGGCTCCGTGAAGAAGCTGCGGGCCGCGTCCGTCGAGGAGGTGGAGCAGGTGCCGGGCATCGGGCCCGCGGTCGCGGCGACGGTGGTCCAGCGGCTGCGCGTCGAGGGCGCGACCCTCACCCCGGCGGTCAACCTCACCACCGGTGAGGTGCTCGACTGA
- a CDS encoding phosphoglycerate kinase: MRTLADLLAGDLHGTRVLVRSDLNVPLDGETITDDGRIRASVPTIRELSEAGARVIVCAHLGRPKGAPEARYSLAPVAARLGELLGRAVTFAGDTVGESARAAVAGASDGDVVLLENLRFNPGETAKTDDERAEFAGQLAGLADAFVSDGFGVVHRKQASVYDVARLLPSYTGGLVTTEVAVLRRLTETPERPYAVVLGGAKVSDKLGVIGNLLQTADRLLIGGGMVFTFLKAQGHEVGTSLLEADQVDVVKGYLRDAAERGVEIVLPVDVVAADAFSADAAHEVVAADAIPADRMGLDIGPESSRLFAQKLADARTVFWNGPMGAFEMAPYAEGTRALGQALVDVTAAGGLTVVGGGDSAAAVRQLGFTDDQFGHISTGGGASLEYLEGKQLPGITVLDEEQA; encoded by the coding sequence TTGAGAACTCTTGCCGACCTGCTGGCGGGTGACCTGCACGGCACTCGCGTGCTCGTGCGCTCGGACCTCAACGTCCCCCTGGACGGGGAGACGATCACCGACGACGGTCGCATCCGGGCGTCCGTACCGACGATCCGCGAGCTCTCCGAGGCGGGCGCACGCGTGATCGTGTGCGCCCACCTCGGGCGGCCGAAGGGCGCGCCCGAGGCGAGGTACTCCCTCGCCCCCGTGGCGGCCCGGCTCGGCGAGCTGCTCGGGCGGGCGGTGACCTTTGCCGGCGACACCGTGGGCGAGTCCGCGCGGGCCGCCGTCGCAGGAGCGTCCGACGGCGACGTCGTCCTGCTCGAGAACCTCCGCTTCAACCCCGGCGAGACGGCCAAGACCGACGACGAGCGGGCCGAGTTCGCCGGCCAGCTCGCCGGGCTGGCCGACGCCTTCGTCTCCGACGGCTTCGGGGTCGTCCACCGCAAGCAGGCCTCGGTCTACGACGTGGCCCGGCTCCTCCCCTCCTACACCGGCGGGCTGGTGACCACCGAGGTCGCCGTGCTGCGGCGGCTGACCGAGACCCCCGAGCGTCCGTATGCGGTGGTGCTGGGTGGCGCCAAGGTCTCCGACAAGCTCGGCGTCATCGGCAACCTGCTCCAGACCGCCGACCGCCTGCTCATCGGCGGCGGCATGGTCTTCACCTTCCTCAAGGCCCAGGGCCACGAGGTCGGCACGAGCCTGCTCGAAGCCGACCAGGTCGACGTCGTCAAGGGCTATCTGCGCGACGCGGCAGAGAGGGGCGTCGAGATCGTGCTGCCGGTCGACGTCGTGGCGGCCGACGCGTTCTCGGCCGATGCGGCGCACGAGGTCGTGGCCGCTGACGCCATCCCCGCAGACCGGATGGGCCTCGACATCGGCCCGGAGTCGAGCCGGCTGTTCGCGCAGAAGCTCGCCGACGCACGCACGGTCTTCTGGAACGGCCCCATGGGAGCCTTCGAGATGGCGCCGTACGCCGAGGGCACCCGTGCCCTGGGCCAGGCGCTCGTCGACGTCACGGCGGCCGGCGGCCTGACCGTGGTCGGTGGTGGGGACTCGGCTGCCGCCGTCCGTCAGCTCGGCTTCACCGACGACCAGTTCGGGCACATCTCCACCGGCGGTGGGGCGAGCCTGGAGTACCTCGAGGGCAAGCAGCTGCCCGGCATCACCGTCCTCGACGAGGAGCAGGCCTGA
- the yvcK gene encoding uridine diphosphate-N-acetylglucosamine-binding protein YvcK, which produces MAGPGRETRVVALGGGHGLAASLAALKLVTDRVTAVVTVADDGGSSGRLRDEFAVLPPGDLRMALAALCDDTAWGHTWRDVLQHRFAGDGPLGGHSLGNLLIVSLWDLLGDTVGGLDLVGRLLNSRGRVLPMSGVPLEIEADVLDRWGVTSTVRGQHRVATAKGRVEEVRLRPSDAPCPPETLGAIHDADWVVLGPGSWFTSVLPHVLVPSLRDALASTSAQRLLNLNLEVSTDETKGFRAADHLASLVRHAPGLTFDVVLADPTTLEGPQGHDDLEAAAKALGAELVVSPVSRLRDRGQHDSLRLAAAYRDIIG; this is translated from the coding sequence GTGGCGGGACCGGGTCGGGAGACGCGTGTCGTCGCGCTCGGCGGTGGGCACGGTCTCGCGGCGTCGCTGGCGGCGCTCAAGCTCGTCACCGACCGGGTGACGGCCGTGGTCACGGTCGCCGACGACGGGGGCTCGTCGGGGCGGCTGCGGGACGAGTTCGCCGTGCTGCCACCGGGAGACCTGCGGATGGCGCTCGCGGCGCTGTGCGACGACACCGCGTGGGGACACACCTGGCGTGACGTGCTCCAGCACCGGTTCGCCGGTGACGGGCCACTGGGTGGGCACTCGCTCGGCAACCTGCTCATCGTGTCGTTGTGGGACCTCCTCGGCGACACCGTGGGCGGGCTCGACCTGGTGGGGCGCCTGCTCAACTCGCGGGGCCGGGTGCTGCCGATGTCCGGGGTGCCCCTCGAGATCGAGGCCGACGTGCTCGACCGCTGGGGGGTGACGAGCACGGTGAGGGGACAGCACCGCGTGGCGACGGCGAAGGGGCGGGTCGAGGAGGTGCGCCTGCGCCCGTCGGACGCACCGTGTCCCCCCGAGACCCTGGGCGCCATCCACGACGCCGACTGGGTGGTGCTCGGCCCCGGCTCGTGGTTCACCTCGGTGCTTCCGCACGTGCTGGTGCCGAGCCTGCGCGATGCCCTCGCGTCGACCTCGGCGCAGCGCCTGCTCAATCTCAACCTGGAGGTGAGCACCGATGAGACCAAAGGGTTTCGGGCTGCCGACCACCTGGCGTCACTGGTGCGGCACGCGCCGGGTCTGACCTTCGACGTCGTGCTGGCCGACCCCACCACGCTCGAGGGCCCGCAGGGGCACGACGACCTCGAGGCGGCGGCCAAGGCCCTCGGGGCCGAGCTCGTGGTCAGTCCGGTATCGCGGCTGCGCGACCGGGGCCAGCACGACTCCCTCCGCCTGGCCGCCGCATATCGGGACATCATCGGCTAA
- the gap gene encoding type I glyceraldehyde-3-phosphate dehydrogenase, whose protein sequence is MTVRVGINGFGRIGRNFFRAVRAAGADIEIVAVNDLTDNATLAHLLKYDSILGRLDGEVTHTDDEIAVDGQAFKAFAERDPSALTWGALGVDVVIESTGFFTDATKARAHVDAGAKKVIISAPASNEDVTIVMGVNHEQYDPATHTIISNASCTTNCLAPMAKALNDDLGIVKGLMTTIHAYTQDQNLQDGPHKDLRRARAAALNIVPTSTGAAKAIGIVLPELKGKLDGFALRVPIPTGSATDLTFESGRETTAAEVNAIVKAAADGPLKGFLKYTEDPIVSSDIVTDPHSCIFDAGLTKVLGNQVKVVGWYDNEWGYSNRLVDLVVLVGRDL, encoded by the coding sequence ATGACTGTCCGCGTAGGGATCAACGGCTTCGGCCGCATCGGCCGCAACTTCTTCCGGGCCGTGCGGGCCGCGGGCGCCGACATCGAGATCGTCGCCGTCAACGACCTGACCGACAACGCCACGCTCGCCCACCTGCTCAAGTACGACTCGATCCTCGGCCGCCTCGACGGCGAGGTCACGCACACCGACGACGAGATCGCGGTCGACGGCCAGGCGTTCAAGGCCTTCGCCGAGCGAGACCCCTCCGCCCTGACGTGGGGCGCCCTCGGTGTCGATGTCGTCATCGAGTCCACCGGCTTCTTCACCGACGCGACCAAGGCCAGGGCGCACGTCGACGCCGGGGCGAAGAAGGTCATCATCTCGGCGCCCGCGAGCAACGAGGACGTCACCATCGTGATGGGCGTCAACCACGAGCAGTACGACCCCGCGACCCACACGATCATCTCCAACGCGTCGTGCACCACGAACTGCCTCGCGCCGATGGCGAAGGCCCTCAACGACGACCTCGGCATCGTCAAGGGCCTCATGACGACCATCCACGCCTACACCCAGGACCAGAACCTCCAGGACGGTCCTCACAAGGACCTGCGTCGCGCCCGTGCCGCCGCCCTCAACATCGTGCCGACCTCGACCGGTGCGGCCAAGGCGATCGGGATCGTCCTGCCCGAGCTGAAGGGCAAGCTCGACGGCTTCGCGCTGCGGGTGCCGATCCCCACCGGGTCGGCCACCGACCTCACCTTCGAGTCGGGCCGCGAGACGACTGCCGCCGAGGTCAACGCGATCGTCAAGGCCGCGGCCGACGGCCCGCTCAAGGGATTCCTCAAGTACACCGAGGACCCCATCGTCTCGTCCGACATCGTCACAGACCCGCACTCGTGCATCTTCGACGCCGGCCTCACGAAGGTCCTCGGCAACCAGGTCAAGGTGGTCGGCTGGTACGACAACGAGTGGGGCTACTCCAACCGGCTCGTCGACCTCGTCGTCCTCGTCGGCCGCGACCTCTGA
- a CDS encoding Rieske (2Fe-2S) protein, translating into MTQPQVDRRTLVRSACALGVGTAAVVGLGGCGSSGPAPASGAPAGGAATGTTVPVADIPVGGGKIVGDVVVTQPTKDSFKAFSVVCTHQGCPVSKIEGGQIECTCHGSMFDIATGAPSQGPARQPLAPRTATVKGTDVVVS; encoded by the coding sequence ATGACGCAGCCCCAGGTCGACCGCCGCACCCTCGTCCGCTCTGCCTGTGCGCTGGGGGTCGGGACAGCCGCCGTGGTGGGCCTCGGCGGGTGCGGCTCGTCCGGCCCGGCCCCCGCCTCGGGTGCGCCCGCGGGCGGTGCGGCCACCGGGACGACCGTGCCGGTCGCCGACATCCCCGTGGGCGGCGGGAAGATCGTCGGCGACGTCGTCGTCACCCAGCCCACGAAGGACTCGTTCAAGGCGTTCAGCGTCGTCTGCACCCACCAGGGCTGCCCGGTCTCCAAGATCGAGGGCGGCCAGATCGAGTGCACCTGCCACGGCAGCATGTTCGACATCGCCACCGGGGCGCCGAGCCAGGGACCGGCCCGGCAGCCGCTGGCCCCCCGGACCGCCACGGTCAAGGGGACCGACGTCGTCGTGTCGTAG
- the rapZ gene encoding RNase adapter RapZ, translating into MSEQPAPAGAGEPIVVLTGMSGAGRSTAANVLEDRGWYVVDNLPPQMLPQLLELHADYLTRLGEGRLPRLAAVVDVRSHGIFADFGSIISDLGRTGHRPNIVFLDATDEALVRRFESVRRPHPLQGKGRLLDGILRERELLGELRSEADLIVDTSGLNVHQLSSKVSSLFEEGGRAQIRLAVMSFGFKYGVPLDADFVYDMRFLPNPFWVPELRALSGRDAPVADYVLAQPGALEFVDAVVALMVPVVDGYVREGRRYSTLAVGCTGGKHRSVAIAERLARELASDRVETFVVHRDFGRE; encoded by the coding sequence ATGAGCGAGCAGCCGGCCCCCGCAGGAGCCGGAGAGCCCATCGTCGTCCTCACCGGCATGAGCGGGGCCGGACGGTCGACCGCCGCCAACGTGCTCGAGGACCGCGGGTGGTACGTCGTCGACAACCTGCCGCCCCAGATGCTTCCCCAGCTGCTCGAGCTGCACGCCGACTACCTCACCCGGCTGGGGGAGGGCCGGTTGCCCCGTCTGGCTGCCGTGGTCGACGTGCGCAGCCACGGCATCTTCGCCGACTTCGGTAGCATCATCAGCGACCTCGGCCGCACCGGGCACCGACCCAACATCGTCTTCCTCGACGCCACCGACGAGGCGCTCGTGCGCCGATTCGAGAGCGTGCGCCGCCCGCACCCGTTGCAGGGCAAGGGACGGCTGCTCGACGGCATCCTGCGTGAGCGCGAGCTGCTCGGCGAGCTGCGCTCCGAAGCCGACCTGATCGTCGACACCTCAGGGCTCAACGTCCACCAGCTCAGCTCGAAGGTCTCGTCGCTCTTCGAGGAGGGTGGGCGCGCCCAGATCCGGCTCGCCGTCATGTCCTTCGGCTTCAAGTACGGCGTGCCGCTCGACGCCGACTTCGTCTACGACATGCGCTTCCTGCCCAACCCCTTCTGGGTGCCGGAGCTGCGAGCTCTCTCCGGCCGCGACGCCCCGGTGGCCGACTACGTGCTGGCCCAGCCCGGCGCTCTCGAGTTCGTCGACGCGGTGGTGGCGCTGATGGTCCCCGTCGTCGACGGCTACGTGCGCGAGGGGCGGCGCTACAGCACGCTCGCCGTGGGGTGCACCGGGGGCAAGCACCGGTCGGTGGCGATCGCCGAGCGTCTGGCGCGTGAGCTGGCGAGCGACCGGGTCGAGACCTTCGTCGTGCACCGCGACTTCGGGCGGGAGTGA
- the whiA gene encoding DNA-binding protein WhiA: MAMTAKVKDELSRLPVTKPCCRKAEVAATLRFAGGLHIVGGQIVVEAELDTAQAARRLRMFIGEVYGHRSEVLVMSAGGLRKGSRYVVRVVEEGATLARQTGLVDSRGRPVRGLPPKVVSGAACDAEAAWRGAFLAHGSLTEPGRSSALEVTCPGPEAALALVGAARRLGISAKAREVRGVDRVVIRDGDAIAAMLTRLGAHDAVLAWEERRMRREVRATANRLANFDDANLRRSARAAVAAGARVERAMEILGPEMPDHLRQAGTLRLEHKESSLEELGQLADPPMTKDAVAGRIRRLLAMADKRAEDLGIASTEASLTADMLD; encoded by the coding sequence ATGGCGATGACGGCGAAGGTCAAGGACGAGCTGAGCCGCCTACCGGTGACGAAGCCCTGCTGCCGCAAGGCCGAGGTGGCGGCGACGCTGCGTTTCGCGGGTGGTCTGCACATCGTCGGCGGCCAGATCGTGGTCGAGGCCGAGCTCGACACCGCGCAGGCGGCTCGTCGGCTGCGGATGTTCATCGGTGAGGTCTACGGCCACCGGTCGGAGGTGCTCGTGATGTCGGCCGGCGGCCTGCGCAAGGGCAGCCGGTACGTCGTGCGGGTGGTCGAGGAGGGCGCCACGCTGGCCCGCCAGACGGGGCTCGTCGACTCGCGCGGACGCCCGGTGCGCGGTCTGCCGCCCAAGGTCGTGAGCGGCGCTGCCTGCGATGCCGAAGCCGCTTGGCGCGGAGCGTTCCTCGCCCATGGTTCGCTCACCGAGCCGGGGCGCTCGTCGGCCCTGGAGGTGACCTGCCCGGGGCCGGAGGCGGCCCTTGCCCTGGTCGGTGCGGCCCGACGGCTCGGCATCTCGGCCAAGGCTCGGGAGGTGCGCGGGGTCGACCGGGTCGTCATCCGCGACGGCGACGCCATCGCCGCGATGCTCACGAGGCTCGGCGCCCACGACGCCGTGCTCGCCTGGGAGGAGCGGCGGATGCGTCGCGAGGTGCGCGCCACGGCCAACCGCCTGGCCAACTTCGACGACGCCAACCTGCGTCGCTCCGCGCGCGCCGCCGTCGCAGCGGGGGCTCGGGTCGAGCGGGCGATGGAGATCCTCGGCCCCGAGATGCCCGACCACCTGCGCCAGGCGGGCACGCTGAGGCTGGAGCACAAGGAGTCGTCCCTCGAGGAGCTGGGCCAGCTGGCCGATCCGCCGATGACCAAGGACGCGGTGGCCGGGCGGATCCGTCGCCTGCTGGCGATGGCCGACAAGCGTGCGGAGGACCTCGGCATCGCGAGCACCGAGGCCAGCCTCACCGCCGACATGCTCGACTGA
- the secG gene encoding preprotein translocase subunit SecG, translating into MNAVKIGLDVVLVLASLFLILLILLHKGKGGGLSDMFGGGMSSSLGGSTTAERNLDRFTIAISIIWFVTVVGLQLLTRFAN; encoded by the coding sequence GTGAACGCCGTGAAGATCGGGCTCGACGTCGTCCTCGTGCTCGCCAGCCTCTTCCTCATCCTGCTCATCCTCCTGCACAAGGGCAAGGGTGGCGGCCTGTCGGACATGTTCGGCGGCGGGATGTCCAGCTCCCTCGGCGGCTCGACGACGGCCGAGCGCAACCTCGACCGCTTCACCATCGCCATCAGCATCATCTGGTTCGTCACGGTCGTCGGTCTGCAGCTGCTGACCCGCTTCGCCAACTGA
- a CDS encoding RNA polymerase-binding protein RbpA has product MAGGNAIRGSRVGAGPMGEAERGDAAPRVIISYWCSNGHETTPSFAHESGLALPVTWDCPRCGLPAGQDRANPPAAHKVEPYKTHLAYVKERRSDADGKAILDEALTTLRDRGLIQ; this is encoded by the coding sequence ATGGCTGGCGGAAACGCAATTCGAGGCAGCAGGGTCGGCGCAGGGCCCATGGGAGAGGCCGAGCGCGGCGACGCCGCCCCTCGGGTGATCATCTCCTACTGGTGCTCCAACGGCCACGAGACCACTCCCAGCTTCGCCCACGAGTCCGGGCTCGCTCTGCCCGTGACCTGGGACTGCCCGCGGTGCGGGCTGCCTGCTGGTCAGGACCGGGCCAATCCTCCCGCGGCCCACAAGGTGGAGCCCTACAAGACCCACCTGGCCTACGTCAAGGAGCGTCGCTCCGACGCCGACGGCAAGGCGATCCTCGACGAGGCGCTCACGACGCTGCGCGACCGCGGCCTCATCCAGTAA
- the tpiA gene encoding triose-phosphate isomerase, with translation MAARQAPAGRTPLIAGNWKMNLDHLQATHLVQKLDWTLRDAKHDYAAVEVAVFPPFTDLRSVQTLVEGDRLLLRFGAQDLSRHTAGAYTGEVSGTFLAKLGCTYVVVGHSERREYHAETDETVAAKVTAAFQHGLTPILCCGEGLDVRREGGHVPFVLDQLRAGLTGVSKEAARTLVVAYEPVWAIGTGEVATPDDAQEVCAAIRTLLAELYSGDVADAVRILYGGSVKAASIASIMAQEDVDGALVGGASIDPTEFAAICRYRDHVGL, from the coding sequence ATGGCCGCGCGCCAGGCCCCCGCCGGACGGACGCCGCTGATCGCCGGCAACTGGAAGATGAACCTCGACCACCTGCAGGCGACCCACCTCGTGCAGAAGCTTGACTGGACCCTGCGCGACGCCAAGCACGACTACGCCGCGGTCGAGGTGGCGGTCTTCCCGCCCTTCACCGACCTGCGATCGGTCCAGACCCTCGTCGAGGGCGATCGGCTGCTGCTCCGCTTCGGTGCCCAGGACCTCTCGCGGCACACCGCGGGGGCCTACACGGGTGAGGTCTCGGGCACCTTCCTGGCCAAGCTGGGGTGTACCTACGTCGTCGTGGGCCACAGCGAGCGTCGGGAGTACCACGCCGAGACCGACGAGACCGTCGCGGCGAAGGTGACAGCCGCCTTCCAGCACGGGCTGACACCGATCCTGTGCTGCGGCGAGGGGCTCGACGTGCGCCGGGAGGGCGGCCACGTGCCGTTCGTCCTCGACCAGCTGCGAGCCGGTCTCACCGGGGTGAGCAAGGAGGCGGCCCGCACCCTCGTCGTGGCCTACGAGCCCGTGTGGGCCATCGGCACCGGCGAGGTGGCAACCCCCGACGACGCGCAGGAGGTCTGCGCGGCGATCCGGACGCTGCTGGCCGAGCTCTACTCCGGCGATGTCGCCGATGCGGTCAGGATCCTCTACGGCGGGTCGGTCAAGGCAGCCAGCATCGCGTCGATCATGGCGCAGGAAGACGTCGACGGCGCCCTCGTCGGAGGCGCGTCGATCGACCCGACCGAGTTCGCCGCGATCTGTCGGTACCGCGACCACGTGGGTCTCTGA
- the pgl gene encoding 6-phosphogluconolactonase, protein MTTTTQVVVHPSKQSLADAAGARLATALLDAQAARGEAHVVLTGGSMGSAVITSLVADAGRSAVDWSTVWVWWGDERYLVAGDDDRNDTQNDMAGLSTLGLDPRRVMRVAGPDSSESAEHSASAYAAALAAHGDVLFDVVLLGVGPDGHVASLFPHHEAQRSEGTPAVAVHDSPKPPADRVSLTFERLGRAREVWFLVSGPDKAQAVSRALAPGVDRWDVPAGGVHGTEATRWLVDQDAATP, encoded by the coding sequence ATGACCACGACGACCCAGGTCGTCGTCCACCCGAGCAAGCAGTCCCTGGCTGACGCGGCCGGTGCCCGCCTCGCGACGGCCCTGCTCGACGCCCAGGCCGCACGAGGCGAGGCCCACGTCGTCCTCACCGGTGGCTCGATGGGCTCGGCGGTCATCACCTCACTGGTCGCCGACGCAGGGCGTTCGGCCGTCGACTGGTCGACGGTGTGGGTGTGGTGGGGTGACGAGCGCTATCTCGTGGCCGGTGACGACGACCGCAACGACACCCAGAACGACATGGCCGGGCTGAGCACCCTCGGGCTCGACCCCAGAAGGGTCATGCGGGTCGCCGGCCCGGACAGCAGCGAGTCGGCCGAGCACAGCGCCTCCGCGTATGCCGCGGCCCTCGCTGCCCACGGCGACGTCCTCTTCGACGTGGTCCTGCTGGGCGTCGGCCCCGACGGCCACGTCGCGTCACTGTTCCCGCACCACGAGGCGCAGCGCAGCGAGGGGACCCCCGCCGTGGCGGTGCACGACTCGCCCAAGCCACCCGCCGACCGCGTCAGTCTGACCTTCGAGCGGTTGGGTCGCGCCCGCGAGGTCTGGTTCCTGGTCTCAGGACCCGACAAGGCGCAGGCCGTCTCGCGTGCCCTGGCGCCCGGGGTCGACCGCTGGGACGTCCCGGCCGGCGGCGTGCACGGCACCGAGGCCACGAGGTGGCTCGTCGACCAGGACGCCGCCACCCCCTGA